DNA sequence from the Antarctobacter heliothermus genome:
GAATCCGTCGCCACCGGCGGTTTCTCTGGCCGTTCAAAGGCGCGCACGGCCCAAAGGCTTTTGGTGTAGTCCTCTTTCGGGGTGGTCAGCATGGTGCGGGTGTCGGCCTCTTCGACCTCATCCCCCTTGAGCAGCACCTTGATGCGGTCGGCCATCTGCGCCACGACGGCAAGGTCATGGGTGATGTAGATCGCGGCGGTGTCGAATTCCTCGACAATCTCGCGGATGCTGGCCAGCACTTCGATCTGGGTGGTCACGTCCAGCGCGGTGGTCGGTTCGTCAAAGATGATCAGATCGGGACGGCAGGCCATGGCCATCGCCGTCATGGCGCGTTGCAACTGCCCGCCGGACACCTGATGCGGATAGCGAAAGCCGATCTCATCGGGATTGGGCAGGCGCAGCTTGCGGTACAGTTCCACGCCGTCACTGGCGCTTTCGGCGCGACCGGCGACACCGTGCTGCACCGGCCCCTCAACGTGCTGATCCATCAGTTTGTGCGCGGGGTTAAAGCTGGCCGCGGCGGATTGCGCGACATAGGCGATACGTTTGCCCAGCAGTTGGCGTTTCACCTCGGCGCTGGCAGAGAGCAGGTCGATGCCGTCGAAATGCACGCTGCCGCCAGAGATGCGCACGCCGTCGCGGCAAAAGCCCATGGCGGCCAGACCCAGCGTGGATTTGCCTGCGCCGGATTCACCGATCAGGCCCAGCACCTCACCCTTTTTAAGGGTCAGGTCGACGCCGTTGATGATGGGCGTCCAGGTTTCATCGGACCGTCCCTCGATCCGCACGTCGCGCATTTCGACCAGCAGATCAGACATGGTTCACTCCTTCAGGCCCGAGCTTCGGTGCAGCATCCAGTCGACCACAAAGTTGACCGCCACGGTCAGCAGCGCGATCGCCCCGGCGGCCATCAGCGGCAGCGCGGCGGTCAGCGGTGAGAAGGCGGCAAAGTTGATGAACTGCGCAAGGTCGCGGACCATGGTGCCCCAATCGGCCAGCGGTGGCTGGATGCCGACACCAAGGAACGACAACGAAGCGATGGTCAGGAAGACAAAGCAGAACCGCAAACCGAATTCGGCCAGCAGCGGTGCCATGGCGTTGGGCAGGATCTCACGGAAAATCAGATAGGGCAGGCCCTCACCGCGCAGCTTGGCCGCCTCGATGTAATCCATCACCACGATGTTCATGCCGACCGCGCGGGCCAGACGGAACACCCGCGTGCTGTCGATCACGGCGATGATCAGCACCATATACACGGTCAGCAGCCACTTTTCCGATCCGGCCCATGCACTGGCGATGGTCATCAGCAGCAACGCAAAGATCAGCGAGGGGATCGCCATCAGAACATCGACGGAACGACTCAGGATCTGGTCGAACCAGCCCTGCGCGACTGCCGCCAGAAACCCAAAGGTGCCGCCCAGAAAGAAGGCAATGCAGGTGGTGGCAAAGGCGATGCCGACGGTGTTTTGCGCGCCGTAGATCAGGCGGCTCAGCAGGTCGCGCCCGATCTGGTCAGTCCCCAGCAGGTGCGCCGGATTGCCGCCCGTGGCCGCGTTGCCGCCGGGCAGTGCGTTGACCTGATCAAACACCTCTGCCTGACCATAGGGCGCAATGGCCCCGGCAAAGATCGCAAGAACCGCATAAATCAGAATGACCAGCAGACCGAATGCCGCCGTCAGCGGCATCTGGCGGAACAGCTTTTTGGTACCGGCGGAGCCGACCATCCGGCCAAGAAAGCGAAAGATCCACGCCGCAACGGCAAAGATGGCAAACCCCTGCACCGCCCAGCGAAAGAACAGCACACCCGCAACTGCCATGCCCTGTTCCGTCACCGCCGGCTGGAAATAGTACCAGACCGCAAAGACGATAACCGCGACACCCAGCACATAGCCAAAGGCCACCGCCAGCGACATGTCACGAAAGGCGGGTTTGTTGCCGGTGGCCGTCTGGCCCGCAAAGCGCATGACCCAGCCCGTGGCCAACAAGGCCGCAAATGCGGCGGCGATCCAGAACAACGTCATCATTTTGGATGCCTCAGGCGTGGGTTGGAGAGGATCGACAGAATGTCCGCCGTCAGGTTCAGCAGGATATAGGCGCCGGCAAAGATCAGGCAGCAGGCCTGCACCACCGGGATATCGCGGATCTTGACGCTGTCGACAAAGAGCTGCCCGATGCCCGGATAGACAAACACCACCTCAACCACGACCACGCCGGTGATCAGATAAGCAAGGTTCAGCGCGATCACGTTGATGATCGGCGCAAGCGCATTGGGCAGCGCGTGTTTGATGATGACACGCATCGGTTTGATGCCCTTCAGCCGCGCCATTTCGATATAGGGGCTGGCCAACAGGTTGATGATCGCAGCGCGCGTCATCCGCATCATATGCGCCGTGACCACCAGTGTCAGGGTCAGCGCGGGCAGCATGGTCTTTTGCAGACGCTCGCCAAATCCCATGCCGTCATAGATATTCGACAGCGAGGGCAGGACCGGGTTCAACACCGCAAGGAACAGGATCAGGATATAAGCGAGGAAGAATTCCGGGCTGGAGATCGACGTCAGCGTCGAGATGTTGGCCACCTTGTCAAAGACAGAGTTGCGGTAGAGCGCGGCCAGAATGCCCAGCATCACCGCAAAGGGCACCGCAATCGCCGCCGTGACCCCGGCAAGGAACATGGTGTTGGCAAATCGCGGCGCAATCTGCTGTGCCACCGTCACCCGCACACCTGAATCGTCGCCGACAAAACTGGCAAAGTTGGCCTGTGCGAAAGAGTTGCCTAGGTCGCCGCGCAGCGCACCCGCCAGCCAATCGAAATACCGCGCGATGGGGTGCTGATCCAATCCAAGATCGCGGCGGATGGCCTCAACCGCCTCTGGCGTGGCCCCTTGCCCAAGGATCGCCTCTGCGAAGTCGCCCGGCAACATGTTGACTGCTGTGAAAATTACAATCGAGACGATGAACAGGGTCAATAAACCCAGCGCAAGACGCTGTAGAATGATCTTGAGAACTGAGTTCAAGGTCCCTGCCGATGTGTTGTTTTCGTTACAGTTACGTTAGCGCCTGAAATCCGCGTGTAAACCCCGCGCGTGACCGACGGTCAGTCGAACCCGATCGCAAGATCATCCATCACCCGCACCAGCTCTGCACTGATCCCCGGCTCGGATAGGGCGTGGCCTGCGTTTCGGATCATGCGCAGATCCGCCCCGGGCCAGGCCTGAGCCAGCTCCCACGCGCGGCGCGGCGGGCAAATCATGTCATAGCGTCCCTGCACGATAACGCCGGGCACATCGCGCAGGCGGTCGATGTTGTTCAGGATCCAACCGTCTTCGGCCAGGAAACCGGCATTGGTGAAATAATGGTTTTCCAGCCGGGCAAAGGCGCGCGCGTATTCCCCGGGCGCCACCCCGCCCTGTCCGTTCGAATAGACAGAGGCCAGCGCGTTTTCCCAAGCGGACCACGCCTGTGCAAAGCGCATTTCGGTGGGAAGATCACCGCTGAACAGCCGCTTGTGATAGGCACCGATCAGATCGCCACGTTCCTCTGCGGGGATCATGTCGCTGAACCGCGCCCAAGGTTCCGGCCAGAACTGCCCAGCGCCGCCGCCATAGAACCAGTCCAGCTCTGTTTGCGTCATCATAAAGACACCGCGCAGCACCAGCTGCAAAACCGCCTCCGGGTGCGAAATACCATAGATCAATGACAGGGTGGCCCCCCAGCTGCCGCCAAAGATCACCGCTTTTTCAATGTCCAACACGTCGCGGATCCGCTCGATGTCCGCCACCAGATCCCAGGTCGTGTTGTTGACGACGCTGGCATGAGGGCGCGACCGGCCACAACCGCGCTGATCGAACAGGACAACACGGTATGTCTGCGGATCGAAATACCGCCGCATCGCCGGACTGCAGCCGCCGCCCGGTCCACCATGCAGGACAATAACCGGCACGCCTTCGGGATTGCCGCATTGTTCCACATAGATCACATGCCCGTTCCCCACATCCAGCATGCGCTGATCGAAAGGATCAACCGCAGGATAGAGATACTGCACTGCGCGCTTTTGGCCCGGGATTTTGTCCATGCCCTATCTATATTGCCCCCAAAGACCAAAAGACCATGGGGAAAGTCATGACCACAACCGTCGATGCGTCCGAGATTGCCAAGTTCGAAGCCATGGCCGCAGAGTGGTGGGATCCGAACGGCAAGTTCAAGCCCCTGCATATGCTGAACCCGTGCCGACTGGACTACATCACCAGCCAGATCGCCGAAGAGTTTGACCGAGATCTGAGCACGCCGCGGGCATTCGACGGTCTGCGGATTCTGGACATCGGCTGCGGCGGTGGGCTTCTGTCCGAACCAATGGCGCGGCTGGGGGCCGACGTGGTGGGTGTGGATGCCGCCGAACGCAATATCCCGGTGGCCCAGACCCATGCGGCGCAATCCGGACTGGAGATTGATTACCGTTTCACCACCGCCGAGGCGATGGCCGACGCGGGCGAACAGTTCGACGCGGTACTGAACATGGAGGTGGTCGAACATGTGGCCGACCCACAGGCCTATTTGACTGGTTGCCAACAGTTGTTGAAACCCGGCGGGCTGCACATCTGTTCGACAATCAACCGCAATCCCAAAAGTTTTGCCGTGGCGATTTTGGGCGCGGAATACGTCATGCGCTGGCTGCCCAAAGGCACACATGACTGGTCCAAATTCATCACTCCGGATGAGCTGTATGACCTGATCCGCAAGGCCGGGCTGAACCCGGTGGACCGCAAGGGGTTCGTCTTTAACCCGATTACATGGGGATGGAGCCTGTCGGACCGCGATCTGAGCGTGAACTATGTCACCGCGTCGCTGAAACCCGTTTAAGAAAAAGAATGGGGCGTCGTGCCAGAGGTTTGATTGCAGCATGCCCCCCTCAGCCTGCGGCCTCACCCCCCAGATAATGCAAGTCAAAAGTAACCTGAAAGAGCGACACGCGGTTTCTTCTGTCTGAAAATATCCCCGGGGGGAGTCGACCGAAGGGAGACGGGGGCGGGAGCCCCCTAACCTTCGAGGCGCAGTCGCAGCTCACGCAGAACGGGCAGGGCCGCACGCACCCGGTCTTCGCCCAGGTCGCCCATCATTTCGTCTATCAACGGCATGATCGCGTTCAGCGCCGCCTCTCGTGCCGATTGACCGGCTGGAGAGATCGAGACCAGTTTTCTGCGCGCGTCGTCCCAATCCGGGCGGATGTGGACGTAACCGGAGATTTCCAGTTTCGACAGCGTATTGGTCATTGCGCCGCGCGTGACGTGAAAGGCGCGGGCGAGTTGTGCCGGCGTCCGCTCTCCACCGCGGGCGAGATGGTTCAGCACTGAGAAATGCGAGATTTCCATGCGGTTTGGCAGAACTTTGGTCAGCCGAGCACGCAGCAGTTGGTCGGCTGTCAGCAGCTCACTGAACAGCGAGATGGCAAGGGCGCTGGCCTCGCTCATGTGTCCGGCCCGGCATAGGCGCGATCATGGGTCAGGGCCGGCACCTTGGCCCGTGCGTCGGCCACGGCGCTGAGATCCAGATCGACGCAATAGACGCCGGGTTCGGTACCCGCGTCCAGCACGATCTCTCCCCAAGGAGAGATCACCATGCTGTGGCCGTAGGTCTGTCGCGCGCGGCCCTTCTGCGCCGGGTGGGTGCCGGTTTGCGCGGGGGCCAGAACAAAGCAGCCCGTCTCAATGGCGCGGGCCTGTAGCAAGGGTTGCCAATGCATCGGGCCGGTGCCGGGCGAAAAAGCGGCCGGGACGGTCAGGATCTGCGCACCAGCTTGTGCCAGAGCGCGGTAGAGATAGGCGAAACGGACGTCGTAGCAGATCGTCAGGCCCAAGGTGGCCAGCGGTGTTTGGGCAACCACCGCCCGGTCCCCCGGGGCATAGCCAGAAGATTCGCGATAGGTTTCTGTCTCTGACACCTGCACGTCGAACATGTGCATTTTGTCATAGCGCGCGGCGATATGGCCGTCGGGGCCGATCAAGAAGGATCTGTTCACAAAGCGCGTTTCTGGCGGGTCGGCCTTCTGCGCCAGCGATCCGGCCAGCACCCAGAGATCCAGCTCTGCCGCCGCACTGCGCAGACCGGCCAGCACGGGGTCGTCCCGTTCATGTCGCAGCACCGCCGTCTGGTGCGCGCGGTCCATCGAGACGCAGTTGCAGACCTCGGGCGTAAGCGCGATCTGTGCGCCGTCGGCCTTGGCCCGGTGCAGCATGTCCTGCATCGTACCAAGGTTCTCTGCCGGATCGTCCGACGAGGTCATCTGGACCAGTGCGACCCGCATTCAGGCCGCCAGCAGAGCGTCCAGCTTTCCCTGCCGCTCCAGCGCGGCGAGATCGTCATAGCCGCCCACATGGGTCTCTCCGACAAAGATCTGCGGAACGGTGTGGCGGCCATTGGCGCGTTGCATCATTTCGGATTTACGCCCCGGCTGTGCCAGAACGTCGATAGCGGTATAATCGATACCCTTGCTGTCCAGCAGTCGTTTGGCCGCGTGGCAAAAGCCGCAGAGCGGCGAGAAATACATTTCGACCGGTTGCATGTCGGTCCTCCGGATTGTTCGTGC
Encoded proteins:
- a CDS encoding ABC transporter permease translates to MMTLFWIAAAFAALLATGWVMRFAGQTATGNKPAFRDMSLAVAFGYVLGVAVIVFAVWYYFQPAVTEQGMAVAGVLFFRWAVQGFAIFAVAAWIFRFLGRMVGSAGTKKLFRQMPLTAAFGLLVILIYAVLAIFAGAIAPYGQAEVFDQVNALPGGNAATGGNPAHLLGTDQIGRDLLSRLIYGAQNTVGIAFATTCIAFFLGGTFGFLAAVAQGWFDQILSRSVDVLMAIPSLIFALLLMTIASAWAGSEKWLLTVYMVLIIAVIDSTRVFRLARAVGMNIVVMDYIEAAKLRGEGLPYLIFREILPNAMAPLLAEFGLRFCFVFLTIASLSFLGVGIQPPLADWGTMVRDLAQFINFAAFSPLTAALPLMAAGAIALLTVAVNFVVDWMLHRSSGLKE
- a CDS encoding ABC transporter permease codes for the protein MNSVLKIILQRLALGLLTLFIVSIVIFTAVNMLPGDFAEAILGQGATPEAVEAIRRDLGLDQHPIARYFDWLAGALRGDLGNSFAQANFASFVGDDSGVRVTVAQQIAPRFANTMFLAGVTAAIAVPFAVMLGILAALYRNSVFDKVANISTLTSISSPEFFLAYILILFLAVLNPVLPSLSNIYDGMGFGERLQKTMLPALTLTLVVTAHMMRMTRAAIINLLASPYIEMARLKGIKPMRVIIKHALPNALAPIINVIALNLAYLITGVVVVEVVFVYPGIGQLFVDSVKIRDIPVVQACCLIFAGAYILLNLTADILSILSNPRLRHPK
- the pip gene encoding prolyl aminopeptidase; the encoded protein is MDKIPGQKRAVQYLYPAVDPFDQRMLDVGNGHVIYVEQCGNPEGVPVIVLHGGPGGGCSPAMRRYFDPQTYRVVLFDQRGCGRSRPHASVVNNTTWDLVADIERIRDVLDIEKAVIFGGSWGATLSLIYGISHPEAVLQLVLRGVFMMTQTELDWFYGGGAGQFWPEPWARFSDMIPAEERGDLIGAYHKRLFSGDLPTEMRFAQAWSAWENALASVYSNGQGGVAPGEYARAFARLENHYFTNAGFLAEDGWILNNIDRLRDVPGVIVQGRYDMICPPRRAWELAQAWPGADLRMIRNAGHALSEPGISAELVRVMDDLAIGFD
- the ubiG gene encoding bifunctional 2-polyprenyl-6-hydroxyphenol methylase/3-demethylubiquinol 3-O-methyltransferase UbiG is translated as MTTTVDASEIAKFEAMAAEWWDPNGKFKPLHMLNPCRLDYITSQIAEEFDRDLSTPRAFDGLRILDIGCGGGLLSEPMARLGADVVGVDAAERNIPVAQTHAAQSGLEIDYRFTTAEAMADAGEQFDAVLNMEVVEHVADPQAYLTGCQQLLKPGGLHICSTINRNPKSFAVAILGAEYVMRWLPKGTHDWSKFITPDELYDLIRKAGLNPVDRKGFVFNPITWGWSLSDRDLSVNYVTASLKPV
- a CDS encoding MarR family winged helix-turn-helix transcriptional regulator, translating into MSEASALAISLFSELLTADQLLRARLTKVLPNRMEISHFSVLNHLARGGERTPAQLARAFHVTRGAMTNTLSKLEISGYVHIRPDWDDARRKLVSISPAGQSAREAALNAIMPLIDEMMGDLGEDRVRAALPVLRELRLRLEG
- a CDS encoding carbon-nitrogen hydrolase family protein, translated to MRVALVQMTSSDDPAENLGTMQDMLHRAKADGAQIALTPEVCNCVSMDRAHQTAVLRHERDDPVLAGLRSAAAELDLWVLAGSLAQKADPPETRFVNRSFLIGPDGHIAARYDKMHMFDVQVSETETYRESSGYAPGDRAVVAQTPLATLGLTICYDVRFAYLYRALAQAGAQILTVPAAFSPGTGPMHWQPLLQARAIETGCFVLAPAQTGTHPAQKGRARQTYGHSMVISPWGEIVLDAGTEPGVYCVDLDLSAVADARAKVPALTHDRAYAGPDT
- the grxC gene encoding glutaredoxin 3: MQPVEMYFSPLCGFCHAAKRLLDSKGIDYTAIDVLAQPGRKSEMMQRANGRHTVPQIFVGETHVGGYDDLAALERQGKLDALLAA